One window of Scyliorhinus canicula chromosome 28, sScyCan1.1, whole genome shotgun sequence genomic DNA carries:
- the tsfm gene encoding elongation factor Ts, mitochondrial isoform X1, which translates to MHSAMAALRSARTQLSRIFSVQPTQFLHCHGIRLMAADKELLLKLRKKTGYSFTNCKKALEKFSSDLQQAEAWLHEQAQKEGWSKASKLQGRKTKEGLIGLLQNGSSAVLVEVNCETDFVARNVKFQQLVQQAAMTTMAHCQSKPANTIDYTKNSFTTEEITQLKTSLDSCPLADHLALAIGNLGENMTIRRAAWVTVPFDWHIGTYVHGMLPVANPTFTEMTFGKYGALVIYKPLEQNSKVNLSELGRRLGQHIVGMMPLSVGTMEDPPGDDTETKMLAQPFLLDPGTTVGQFLYTSGVSLLDFVRYECGEVTEMAKKA; encoded by the exons ATCTTCTCTGTGCAACCTACCCAGTTTCTACACTGTCATGGGATTAGATTGATGGCAGCTGACAAAGAGCTCCTCCTGAAACTCCGGAAAAAGACGGGATACTCATTCACAAATTGTAAGAAGGCCTTAGAAAAGTTTAGCAGTGACCTTCAACAG GCTGAAGCCTGGTTGCACGAACAGGCCCAGAAGGAAGGATGGAGTAAAGCTTCCAAACTACAAGGCCGAAAAACAAAGGAGGGCCTCATTGGACTGCTGCAAAATGGAAGCTCGGCTGTCCTGGTGGAG GTGAATTGCGAAACGGATTTTGTTGCCAGGAATGTCAAGTTTCAGCAGCTGGTGCAGCAGGCAGCCATGACCACAATGGCAcactgtcagtccaagcctgcaaATACCATCGATTACACCAAG AATTCCTTTACGACTGAAGAAATAACACAATTGAAAACCAGTTTAGACAGCTGTCCTCTTGCTGATCACCTTGCCCTGGCTATTG gtAACCTTGGTGAGAATATGACTATAAGACGAGCTGCCTGGGTGACAGTGCCATTTGATTGGCATATTGGCACGTATGTTCATGGAATGCTGCCGGTGGCGAACCCAACCTTTACAGAGATGACATTTGGAAAATATGGTGCGTTAGTGATCTATAAGCCCCTGGAACAGAATTCAAAAGTAAACCTCTCTGAGCTGGGCCGCAGGTTAGGACAGCACATTGTGGGAATGATGCCACTGTCTGTGGGCACGATGGAAGACCCACCTGGCGATGACACAGAGACCAAGATGCTGGCACAGCCTTTCTTGCTGGACCCTGGCACGACAGTGGGACAGTTCCTGTATACAAGCGGGGTGTCGTTATTGGACTTTGTACGGTACGAGTGTGGAGAGGTAACTGAGATGGCAAAGAAAGCATAG
- the tsfm gene encoding elongation factor Ts, mitochondrial isoform X2, translating into MAADKELLLKLRKKTGYSFTNCKKALEKFSSDLQQAEAWLHEQAQKEGWSKASKLQGRKTKEGLIGLLQNGSSAVLVEVNCETDFVARNVKFQQLVQQAAMTTMAHCQSKPANTIDYTKNSFTTEEITQLKTSLDSCPLADHLALAIGNLGENMTIRRAAWVTVPFDWHIGTYVHGMLPVANPTFTEMTFGKYGALVIYKPLEQNSKVNLSELGRRLGQHIVGMMPLSVGTMEDPPGDDTETKMLAQPFLLDPGTTVGQFLYTSGVSLLDFVRYECGEVTEMAKKA; encoded by the exons ATGGCAGCTGACAAAGAGCTCCTCCTGAAACTCCGGAAAAAGACGGGATACTCATTCACAAATTGTAAGAAGGCCTTAGAAAAGTTTAGCAGTGACCTTCAACAG GCTGAAGCCTGGTTGCACGAACAGGCCCAGAAGGAAGGATGGAGTAAAGCTTCCAAACTACAAGGCCGAAAAACAAAGGAGGGCCTCATTGGACTGCTGCAAAATGGAAGCTCGGCTGTCCTGGTGGAG GTGAATTGCGAAACGGATTTTGTTGCCAGGAATGTCAAGTTTCAGCAGCTGGTGCAGCAGGCAGCCATGACCACAATGGCAcactgtcagtccaagcctgcaaATACCATCGATTACACCAAG AATTCCTTTACGACTGAAGAAATAACACAATTGAAAACCAGTTTAGACAGCTGTCCTCTTGCTGATCACCTTGCCCTGGCTATTG gtAACCTTGGTGAGAATATGACTATAAGACGAGCTGCCTGGGTGACAGTGCCATTTGATTGGCATATTGGCACGTATGTTCATGGAATGCTGCCGGTGGCGAACCCAACCTTTACAGAGATGACATTTGGAAAATATGGTGCGTTAGTGATCTATAAGCCCCTGGAACAGAATTCAAAAGTAAACCTCTCTGAGCTGGGCCGCAGGTTAGGACAGCACATTGTGGGAATGATGCCACTGTCTGTGGGCACGATGGAAGACCCACCTGGCGATGACACAGAGACCAAGATGCTGGCACAGCCTTTCTTGCTGGACCCTGGCACGACAGTGGGACAGTTCCTGTATACAAGCGGGGTGTCGTTATTGGACTTTGTACGGTACGAGTGTGGAGAGGTAACTGAGATGGCAAAGAAAGCATAG